A single Anopheles arabiensis isolate DONGOLA chromosome 2, AaraD3, whole genome shotgun sequence DNA region contains:
- the LOC120908755 gene encoding uncharacterized protein LOC120908755, translated as MRHRAWGTLLAGLTGLLLVLAMPDRIAADLMGDIQQGLKTTGKLFGINTIADVADLVAKGFATRRGTQEPQRPAAQATDSVGVVDGLLGQTPSMMTIMMKLLGLDGSQLGAMLVNGIVFLAHIIGTNLGAFRSPSLGDTASANAQNSSPLFPSFPTASPLTGESEPSQSNESQQSGTNSNPLDWLLRNPSKRFRVLLDQVKNTDLAERLDREMDQLDRYAPEDTDCIRLLMCKVKPFIWKMQNVVRDTVLSKGPGPSGGDSEQTSDNHAAPNGEEILKGIHANLPSEAEFQRQSKLCEQQFRHCRRLLG; from the exons ATGAGACACCGAGCGTGGGGTACATTGTTGGCCGGGTTGACCGGCTTGCTGCTCGTACTGGCCATGCCCGATCGGATTGCAGCCGACCTGATGGGTGACATTCAGCAGGGGTTGAAAACGACCGGCAAACTGTTCGGCATCAACACGATTGCCGACGTGGCCGACCTGGTGGCGAAGGGGTTTGCCACACGCCGCGGCACGCAGGAACCGCAGCGGCCGGCGGCCCAAGCCACCGACAGCGTCGGTGTCGTTGATGGACTGCTCGGCCAGACGCCCTCCATGATGACCATCATGATGAAGCTGCTCGGGCTGGATGGTAGCCAGCTCGGTGCAATGCTGGTCAACGGTATCGTGTTCCTGGCACACATC ATTGGGACAAATTTGGGTGCCTTCCGGTCACCGTCCCTCGGTGACACCGCATCGGCAAACGCTCAAAACAGTTCCCCATTATTCCCCTCCTTTCCAACGGCCTCACCGCTGACGGGCGAATCGGAACCATCGCAAAGCAACGAGAGCCAACAGTCTGGCACGAACAGCAACCCGCTCGACTGGCTGTTGCGCAATCCGTCCAAGCGGTTCCGTGTGCTGCTGGACCAGGTCAAGAATACCGATCTGGCGGAACGGTTGGATCGCGAGATGGACCAGCTCGACCGGTACGCCCCAGAGGACACCGACTGCATCCGGTTGTTGATGTGCAAGGTGAAACCCTTCATCTGGAAGATGCAGAACGTCGTGCGGGACACCGTACTGTCAAAGGGTCCGGGTCCATCGGGCGGTGACAGCGAACAGACATCAGACAACCATGCGGCACCAAACGGGGAAGAGATACTGAAAGGCATACACGCCAATCTACCGTCTGAGGCAGAATTCCAGCGGCAGAGCAAACTTTGCGAGCAACAGTTTCGCCACTGCCGACGTCTGCTCGGGTAG